Proteins from a genomic interval of Actinoalloteichus hymeniacidonis:
- a CDS encoding helix-turn-helix domain-containing protein — protein sequence MSLGPTARRRRLGTSLAELRSEAQRSLNEAADHIGCSAGKIRNWEAGRSGIKKFELTALLDYYRTPQAVRGLLEDLRREGAQRGWWSTYRLPEWFKPYVGLEQAAVEVRNFEIELIPGLLQTKAYAREIHSAGTHITDPSDVEKRVAARMERQQRLWADEPLRLSAVVSEAALHRQIGGAEVMAEQLHHLRSLGRLPNVVLQILPSSVGTHPSLAGGFTFLRFAESADPDVGWTENPLGGNVIEDRDDVATLRTMFDELQRLALSKRDSTRLLARMLAESTTP from the coding sequence ATGTCCCTCGGACCCACCGCTCGACGACGAAGGCTTGGCACATCGTTGGCGGAACTCCGATCCGAGGCACAACGCAGTCTCAACGAAGCCGCTGATCACATCGGATGCAGTGCGGGTAAGATCCGAAACTGGGAAGCCGGTCGTTCCGGAATCAAGAAGTTCGAGCTGACCGCACTGCTCGATTATTATCGGACGCCGCAGGCGGTGCGCGGCCTGCTCGAGGATCTCCGTCGCGAGGGCGCCCAACGCGGCTGGTGGTCGACCTATCGGCTGCCGGAATGGTTCAAACCCTATGTGGGGCTCGAACAGGCCGCCGTCGAGGTGCGCAATTTCGAGATCGAGTTGATTCCCGGGCTGCTGCAGACGAAGGCCTACGCCAGGGAGATCCACTCGGCTGGCACCCACATCACCGACCCCTCCGACGTGGAGAAACGGGTCGCCGCTCGCATGGAGCGCCAACAACGGCTGTGGGCGGACGAACCGCTTCGACTGAGCGCCGTGGTCAGCGAGGCCGCGCTGCACCGGCAGATCGGCGGAGCCGAGGTCATGGCGGAACAACTGCATCATCTGCGTAGTCTGGGCAGACTACCCAATGTGGTTCTGCAGATCCTGCCCAGCAGTGTGGGAACGCATCCGAGTCTTGCCGGTGGATTCACCTTCCTGCGGTTCGCCGAATCCGCGGATCCCGATGTGGGGTGGACGGAGAATCCACTCGGCGGCAATGTAATAGAGGATCGCGATGATGTGGCCACCCTGAGGACCATGTTCGACGAGCTGCAACGTCTTGCGTTGTCCAAGCGGGACTCGACTCGGCTGCTGGCTAGGATGCTCGCGGAATCCACGACTCCCTGA